From the genome of Spirosomataceae bacterium TFI 002, one region includes:
- a CDS encoding TonB-linked outer membrane protein, SusC/RagA family produces MAKAVLLSPKKGFKRFSWAMMFLTIISFGSFAQVKVTGKVTIANNEALPGASVIVEGSSNGTTSDALGNFTIQVPDRNANLVFSFIGFTTQTVPVSGKSVVNVTLVENSEELSEVVVIGYGTVRKRDLTGAVTSIKSEDIRQVPAQSPLESIQGKVAGVDITRSNGSASSGINIAIRGNRSIGAGNGPLFIVDGIQTGNINNINPNDIESMEFLKDASSTAIYGWQGANGIVIVTTKKGSTGKARVSFNTYYGTSKVSRYPSVLDGPGYAAIKREANRAAGRWNSVADDAKIFNSQELLAVQNNEWIDYQKELFRNGTQQNYNVGVNAGTENTKVFFSLDYFNEKGILKFDESKRYSLRANIDQTITKKVKVGLQSQVTTRDEDYRRDPLNMANKIIPLGTIYDADGNFITFPLSGSSISPLADEQPDAFSNTGKKTNILSNVYAEFKLLKSLTFRSNFGANIGFSREGLFESSNTISRNGGNSFSSMSSSNSRFINWDNILTFSKEINDHSFTLTALSSYVENLSDNVSASGQSQLLPAQLYYALGNAPSNIAISSEFEKWNVLSFAGRLNYNYKSKYLLTLTNRADGASRLSAGNKWAFFPSVAVAWQVGDEDFMKNQNLFSDLKLRLSYGVAGNSGISPYGTQSTLARVPMAFGEASFQGFTFSPLLGNAAAGWELSKTQNLGLDMGFLNNRLTATVDIYDTRTSDLLLPRGLPPTTGVKTVYQNIGKTRNNGVEVAINSVNVRTNDFTWNSTLTFTHNKERIVSLVTEGVDDIGNGWFVGQPINVFYDYEKLGIWQTSEADQAALFGQIPGDIKVRDQNGDGKIDAVNDRIVLAGQNRPNWFGGFNNKVTYKGFDLNVYLFARWGQTISPSFLGRYDRQSNLSNSTTIIDYWTPENPTNEYPRPNANISGASTLYWSTIGYVDGSYLRVRNLSLGYTFPAMEKSFFNSLRVYTTATNPVTWTKSPKLKEYDPERGGGESSPMLKNVVVGLNIGF; encoded by the coding sequence ATGGCAAAAGCTGTACTGCTCTCACCCAAAAAAGGGTTCAAGAGGTTTAGTTGGGCAATGATGTTCTTAACGATTATTTCGTTTGGCTCATTTGCTCAAGTTAAAGTAACTGGAAAGGTTACTATTGCAAATAATGAGGCACTTCCTGGTGCTTCCGTTATTGTGGAAGGTAGTTCAAATGGAACCACCTCAGATGCATTGGGAAACTTTACAATTCAGGTTCCTGACAGAAACGCTAATCTGGTGTTTAGCTTTATTGGTTTTACAACTCAAACTGTTCCTGTTAGTGGTAAGTCTGTTGTAAATGTAACATTGGTAGAGAACTCAGAGGAGCTTTCAGAGGTTGTCGTGATTGGTTATGGTACAGTTCGTAAGCGTGATCTTACTGGAGCAGTAACCTCAATAAAAAGTGAGGATATTAGACAGGTTCCAGCTCAAAGCCCTTTGGAGTCTATTCAAGGTAAGGTTGCTGGTGTGGACATTACAAGAAGTAATGGTTCTGCATCTTCTGGAATTAATATCGCCATTCGTGGAAATCGCTCAATTGGTGCTGGTAATGGCCCATTATTCATTGTTGACGGAATTCAGACTGGTAATATCAACAATATCAATCCAAATGATATTGAGTCAATGGAATTCTTAAAAGATGCTTCTTCTACTGCTATTTATGGCTGGCAAGGAGCAAATGGTATTGTAATCGTAACTACTAAGAAAGGGTCTACTGGTAAAGCTAGGGTATCTTTCAATACGTATTATGGTACTTCTAAAGTATCACGTTACCCTTCAGTTTTGGATGGCCCAGGTTATGCGGCAATTAAAAGAGAGGCAAACAGAGCAGCTGGTAGATGGAACTCTGTAGCTGATGATGCGAAAATCTTTAATTCTCAAGAGCTTCTTGCAGTTCAAAATAATGAGTGGATCGATTATCAAAAAGAGCTATTCAGAAATGGTACGCAACAGAACTACAACGTAGGGGTTAATGCTGGTACGGAAAATACAAAGGTGTTTTTCTCACTAGATTATTTCAACGAAAAAGGGATTTTGAAGTTTGATGAGTCAAAGAGATACTCTTTAAGAGCAAATATTGACCAAACAATCACAAAAAAGGTGAAAGTAGGACTTCAGAGTCAAGTTACAACTAGAGATGAAGACTACAGGAGAGATCCTCTTAACATGGCTAACAAAATTATTCCTTTAGGAACAATTTACGATGCAGATGGTAATTTTATCACATTTCCTTTAAGCGGTTCATCTATTAGTCCATTGGCAGATGAGCAGCCAGATGCATTCTCTAATACGGGTAAAAAAACAAATATCCTTTCGAATGTTTATGCGGAGTTTAAGCTTCTTAAGAGCTTGACTTTCAGGTCTAACTTTGGAGCAAATATTGGATTCTCTCGTGAAGGTCTTTTTGAGTCGTCTAATACTATCAGCCGTAACGGAGGAAATAGTTTCTCATCAATGAGCTCTTCAAACAGTAGATTCATTAACTGGGATAACATTTTAACTTTTAGCAAAGAGATTAATGATCATAGCTTTACTTTAACTGCTTTGAGTAGTTATGTAGAGAATCTATCTGACAATGTTTCGGCTTCTGGTCAATCTCAACTATTGCCAGCTCAGTTGTATTATGCTTTAGGAAATGCTCCTAGCAATATTGCGATCAGTAGTGAATTTGAAAAATGGAACGTGCTTTCTTTTGCAGGTCGTTTAAACTACAACTACAAGAGTAAGTATTTGCTTACACTTACAAACCGTGCTGATGGTGCATCAAGGCTATCTGCTGGTAACAAGTGGGCGTTTTTCCCTTCTGTAGCGGTTGCATGGCAAGTGGGTGATGAGGATTTCATGAAAAATCAAAACCTATTCTCTGACCTTAAGCTAAGATTAAGTTATGGTGTAGCTGGTAATTCAGGTATCTCTCCTTATGGAACTCAAAGTACGCTTGCAAGAGTGCCAATGGCATTTGGAGAAGCTAGTTTTCAAGGATTTACATTCTCTCCATTATTGGGTAATGCAGCAGCTGGATGGGAGTTATCAAAAACTCAAAACTTAGGTTTGGATATGGGCTTTTTGAATAATAGGTTAACCGCAACAGTGGATATTTATGACACTCGTACTTCGGATCTATTGCTACCAAGAGGTCTTCCACCTACTACTGGTGTAAAAACAGTTTACCAGAATATTGGTAAAACTAGAAACAACGGTGTGGAAGTTGCAATTAATTCAGTTAACGTGAGAACAAATGATTTCACTTGGAACAGTACACTTACATTCACTCACAACAAGGAGCGTATTGTGTCTCTAGTAACCGAAGGTGTTGATGATATCGGAAATGGTTGGTTTGTAGGACAGCCTATAAATGTGTTTTATGATTATGAGAAATTAGGTATCTGGCAAACTTCTGAAGCTGATCAGGCTGCATTATTTGGTCAAATCCCTGGTGATATCAAAGTAAGAGACCAGAACGGTGACGGTAAAATAGATGCTGTAAATGACAGAATCGTTTTAGCAGGTCAAAACAGACCAAATTGGTTTGGTGGATTTAACAACAAAGTAACTTACAAAGGCTTCGATCTTAACGTTTATCTTTTTGCTCGTTGGGGACAAACTATCAGCCCATCTTTCTTGGGAAGATACGATCGTCAGTCTAATTTAAGTAACAGTACTACAATAATTGACTACTGGACACCAGAGAATCCAACAAATGAGTATCCTCGTCCAAATGCTAACATCTCAGGGGCTTCTACACTTTATTGGAGCACAATTGGATACGTAGATGGTTCATACTTGAGAGTAAGAAACCTATCTCTTGGTTATACATTCCCAGCTATGGAGAAAAGTTTCTTCAATAGTTTGAGAGTATACACTACTGCTACAAACCCAGTAACGTGGACAAAAAGTCCAAAGTTGAAAGAGTACGATCCTGAGAGAGGTGGTGGCGAAAGTAGCCCAATGCTCAAGAATGTTGTAGTGGGACTTAACATTGGATTTTAA
- a CDS encoding Rhamnogalacturonyl hydrolase YesR: MKTVKSVRYLFSVSLVLLSSFVFAQQEFSRVPVYEVNYEYPNIDSIKSVLHRIRGFYEASSPHTIVDAKSGKQITDFSKFNVNAVPSEGFSSEYSYTNGVVLSAFDYLDDITGDKTFFANNVQFFDYVVNNLPYFEKNKSQIHKEKIGGWGRILNFHALDDCGSIGASMIKTYLKTKNEKYLPIINRTADFITNEHYRLPDGTLTRNRPQYESIWADDLYMSVPFLANMGKLTGDKKYYDDAVKQVLQFSERLYIPENELFDHGWSVTSGEYDPRFYWGRANGWALMTMAELLSILPEDYEGRDKVLHLYRSTIRGIANLQDGTGFWHNMLNKNDTFLETSCTAMFTFAIAKGINEGWVSHVYGPIAITGWNATKSRVLADGGVDGTCEATTFAHDNVYYANRGASIHATHGYGPVLYAGAEMIRLLQNDKIEIQKPQANSVNSTFHFIKKSEWPKK; the protein is encoded by the coding sequence ATGAAAACAGTAAAGTCTGTTCGATACTTATTTAGTGTCAGCCTTGTTTTGTTAAGTTCTTTCGTATTTGCCCAGCAAGAATTTTCAAGAGTTCCTGTGTATGAAGTGAATTACGAATACCCAAATATTGACAGTATTAAGTCTGTTTTACATCGTATTCGTGGTTTTTATGAGGCATCAAGCCCACACACAATTGTAGATGCAAAATCAGGTAAACAAATCACCGATTTTTCTAAATTCAATGTCAATGCGGTGCCATCTGAAGGGTTTTCGAGTGAATACTCTTATACCAATGGTGTTGTGCTTTCTGCTTTTGATTATTTAGATGACATCACTGGAGATAAAACATTCTTCGCCAATAATGTGCAGTTCTTCGATTACGTAGTTAATAACCTTCCTTATTTTGAGAAAAACAAAAGCCAAATTCACAAGGAAAAAATTGGTGGCTGGGGAAGGATATTAAATTTTCATGCTCTTGATGATTGTGGTTCTATAGGAGCATCTATGATAAAGACGTACCTAAAGACTAAAAATGAAAAGTACCTCCCTATAATTAATCGCACAGCAGATTTTATAACAAATGAGCATTATAGATTACCTGATGGCACATTAACTCGTAATAGGCCACAGTATGAATCTATTTGGGCCGATGATTTGTACATGAGTGTACCGTTTTTAGCCAATATGGGTAAGCTTACTGGTGATAAAAAATATTACGATGATGCGGTGAAGCAAGTACTTCAATTTTCAGAGAGATTGTACATTCCCGAAAATGAGCTTTTTGACCACGGCTGGAGTGTCACTTCAGGAGAATATGACCCACGTTTTTACTGGGGTAGGGCAAATGGTTGGGCACTCATGACCATGGCAGAATTGCTTAGCATTTTACCAGAAGATTATGAAGGAAGAGATAAGGTTTTACACCTTTATCGTTCAACCATTAGAGGAATAGCAAACCTTCAGGATGGGACTGGATTTTGGCATAATATGCTGAACAAAAATGATACTTTTTTGGAAACATCATGCACTGCAATGTTCACATTTGCCATTGCAAAAGGTATTAATGAGGGATGGGTAAGTCATGTATACGGCCCAATAGCCATTACAGGATGGAATGCAACAAAATCTCGAGTTTTAGCAGATGGAGGGGTTGATGGTACTTGTGAGGCAACTACATTTGCTCATGACAACGTGTATTATGCAAATCGAGGAGCAAGCATTCATGCAACACATGGTTATGGTCCTGTATTATACGCTGGGGCAGAAATGATCCGCTTGCTTCAAAATGACAAAATTGAGATTCAAAAACCTCAGGCAAACTCTGTGAATAGTACTTTTCATTTTATTAAAAAAAGTGAATGGCCAAAGAAATGA
- a CDS encoding Starch-binding associating with outer membrane, producing the protein MKKISIIFLFLSVVSFSCEDLLTEYNPTGLTAEAVYTTPEGFESLVNAAYSYQRWWYGKEEAYNISELGTDIWISAAGDVAPDLSQYINLQGTNGYLSSEWTALYGGVNLCNAGVNLIANAGYTPAVRAQREAELRFLRAFYYWHIVETWGGVHFTLEETKGIATTANKTPVETFYKQIFEDLTFATKNLANTTNEYGRVTKPAAMSFLARMYLTRGMNAEASEMAKAVINGGFGYKLEPNYKILWDMNNNQNKEIIYAVNYSANLTLNDLRNSSTNVTGHGRGSNNGHLHFLMKYDNLPGLTRAIEYGRPFNRYMPTRFLLDLYGPADSRYDGSFMELWTANSSSRPAGMNLGDTAVVATRTNFTKPANAKYQVYNRNDIYNTDGTVKDNLRYPTLIKHMDNTRASFNEAQSARDAYVIRLAEVYLIAAEAQMKLGNLDEAAANINIVRARAAKPGQVEAMKIAPADVTLDFILDERAREFAGEQLRWFDLKRTGKLVERVKKYNPNVTAIQSFHNIRPIPRDQLDAVTNRNEFTQNEGYQ; encoded by the coding sequence ATGAAAAAAATATCAATAATATTTCTATTTCTTTCAGTTGTTTCATTCTCTTGTGAGGATTTACTGACCGAGTATAATCCAACAGGATTAACAGCTGAAGCGGTGTACACAACTCCTGAGGGATTTGAGTCACTAGTGAATGCAGCGTACAGCTACCAAAGATGGTGGTATGGAAAAGAGGAGGCCTATAATATCTCCGAATTGGGAACTGATATTTGGATTAGTGCTGCTGGTGATGTTGCACCTGACCTTTCGCAATACATTAACCTACAAGGCACAAATGGTTACTTATCTTCGGAGTGGACAGCACTTTATGGAGGGGTAAACCTTTGTAATGCAGGGGTCAATCTAATAGCAAATGCGGGTTATACTCCAGCAGTAAGGGCTCAAAGAGAAGCAGAACTTCGCTTTTTAAGAGCATTTTATTACTGGCACATTGTAGAAACTTGGGGTGGAGTTCACTTCACATTAGAAGAGACTAAGGGGATTGCAACAACTGCAAACAAAACTCCAGTGGAAACTTTCTACAAGCAGATTTTCGAGGATTTGACTTTTGCGACTAAAAACCTAGCAAATACTACTAATGAGTATGGTAGAGTAACTAAGCCAGCTGCAATGTCGTTTTTGGCAAGAATGTATCTTACAAGAGGAATGAATGCTGAAGCTAGCGAAATGGCTAAAGCTGTAATTAATGGAGGGTTTGGTTATAAGCTTGAACCTAATTACAAGATCCTTTGGGATATGAATAATAATCAAAATAAAGAGATTATTTATGCAGTTAACTATTCTGCTAACTTGACACTCAATGACCTTCGTAACTCTTCTACAAATGTTACAGGTCATGGTAGAGGAAGTAATAATGGTCACCTTCATTTCTTAATGAAATATGACAACTTACCAGGACTTACAAGAGCAATAGAGTACGGTAGACCTTTCAATAGGTATATGCCAACGAGGTTCTTGCTTGACCTTTATGGCCCAGCAGATTCACGTTATGATGGTTCTTTTATGGAGCTTTGGACCGCTAATTCATCAAGCCGTCCTGCGGGAATGAATCTTGGAGATACTGCGGTAGTAGCAACAAGAACTAATTTTACAAAACCTGCAAATGCAAAATATCAAGTTTACAATAGAAATGATATTTACAACACTGATGGTACTGTAAAAGATAACCTTCGTTACCCAACTTTAATCAAGCATATGGATAACACTCGTGCTAGTTTCAATGAAGCTCAGAGTGCAAGAGATGCATATGTTATTCGATTGGCGGAAGTGTACTTAATTGCTGCTGAGGCACAAATGAAACTTGGAAATCTAGATGAAGCTGCGGCTAACATCAATATCGTGAGAGCTAGGGCTGCCAAGCCAGGTCAGGTAGAAGCAATGAAAATTGCTCCAGCCGATGTTACTCTAGACTTTATTCTTGATGAGCGTGCTAGAGAATTTGCAGGTGAGCAACTTCGCTGGTTTGACCTTAAAAGAACTGGAAAGCTTGTTGAGCGTGTTAAGAAATACAACCCTAACGTTACAGCGATTCAGAGTTTTCATAACATAAGACCTATTCCAAGAGATCAACTTGATGCGGTTACAAATAGAAACGAGTTTACTCAAAATGAAGGATATCAATAA
- a CDS encoding Transposase: MKKGVKKKPVFKDYDPYQLSLLPPSLNELIPENHVVRLVQRIIDEIDIDSLLQKYSGGGSSSFHPRMMLKIIIYGYISNIYSSRKIEEAVSSNIHFMWLAGMQRPDHNTINRFRTDRLKSVLKEVFGQVVLLMADQGLVDLKTVYVDGTKIEANANKYTFVWGKSIKRNTERIKEQLKDLWNYAEKVASEEMKDNSPTIFEKIDSQKVEQTIGQINQALKGKEVDPKVKQKLNYAKNNWPKNLKKYEVQQKLMGDRNSYSKTDPDATFMRMKDDHMLNGQLKAGYNWQISTCNQCILNYDIYQYANDVYTLPLHLETFKELYKKLPEEVVADAGYGSEENYQYLENNELEGYVKYNYFHKEQKAKGKIKPEDAFKSENLYYDSENDFFICPMGQKMEKVYEKTEKRKSGYQQQISFYQAKNCDNCPLKGACHKAKGNRLVQVNHNAKRLKDKARQKLLSPEGIKHRSQRPADVEAVFGNIKQNKNFRRFMLRGKEKVLIETGLLALAHNIQKMAS, translated from the coding sequence ATGAAAAAAGGAGTCAAAAAGAAGCCTGTATTTAAGGATTATGATCCTTATCAGCTATCCCTTCTTCCTCCATCGTTAAATGAATTAATTCCCGAAAATCACGTGGTTCGATTGGTACAAAGAATCATAGATGAGATAGATATTGATTCATTATTGCAGAAGTATTCTGGAGGCGGAAGTTCATCATTTCATCCACGAATGATGTTAAAAATTATTATTTACGGCTATATCAGCAATATTTATTCCTCTCGAAAAATAGAAGAAGCCGTCAGTTCAAACATTCACTTCATGTGGCTTGCTGGCATGCAGCGACCAGACCATAATACAATAAACCGATTTAGAACGGATAGATTGAAGTCGGTATTGAAAGAGGTTTTTGGTCAAGTCGTTTTACTGATGGCAGATCAAGGACTGGTAGATTTAAAGACGGTTTATGTGGATGGAACCAAAATAGAGGCCAATGCCAATAAATACACTTTTGTATGGGGCAAGTCTATAAAGCGGAATACAGAAAGGATAAAAGAACAGCTTAAAGACCTTTGGAACTATGCCGAAAAGGTAGCCTCCGAGGAGATGAAAGATAACTCGCCCACTATTTTTGAAAAGATAGATTCTCAAAAAGTAGAACAGACTATCGGGCAAATCAATCAAGCCTTAAAAGGCAAAGAAGTAGATCCGAAAGTGAAGCAAAAGCTGAATTATGCAAAGAACAATTGGCCAAAGAATCTAAAGAAATACGAAGTTCAGCAAAAGCTGATGGGTGATCGAAACTCCTATTCCAAGACAGATCCAGATGCCACTTTTATGCGAATGAAAGACGACCACATGCTCAATGGTCAGCTAAAAGCGGGCTACAACTGGCAGATAAGTACTTGTAATCAATGTATTCTAAACTACGACATCTACCAATATGCCAACGATGTATATACCTTACCACTCCACCTAGAAACCTTCAAAGAGCTCTATAAAAAATTACCAGAAGAAGTGGTGGCCGATGCCGGCTATGGCTCGGAAGAAAACTATCAATATTTAGAGAACAATGAACTTGAGGGCTATGTGAAATACAATTACTTCCATAAAGAGCAAAAAGCCAAAGGGAAGATAAAGCCTGAAGATGCCTTCAAGTCAGAGAACCTGTATTACGATTCGGAGAACGACTTTTTTATCTGTCCGATGGGTCAAAAAATGGAGAAAGTCTATGAAAAAACAGAGAAAAGAAAATCTGGATACCAACAACAAATAAGCTTTTATCAAGCAAAAAACTGTGACAATTGCCCATTGAAAGGAGCCTGCCACAAAGCCAAAGGAAATCGACTTGTCCAAGTCAATCACAATGCAAAAAGATTAAAAGACAAAGCACGACAAAAGCTACTAAGTCCAGAGGGAATAAAACATCGCTCCCAAAGGCCAGCAGATGTGGAAGCAGTCTTTGGAAACATCAAGCAAAACAAAAACTTCAGAAGATTTATGTTAAGAGGAAAAGAAAAAGTCCTCATCGAAACGGGCTTGCTCGCCCTTGCACACAATATCCAAAAAATGGCTTCATAA